Below is a window of Arcobacter sp. CECT 8986 DNA.
CCTTCACCTTTTATAATTATCCAGTGTTCTTCTCTTCTTTTATGTTTTTGCAAACTAAGTTCACCTTGAGGGAAAACAGTGATAATTTTTGATTGTACATGTTGGGCTAATAAGGTACTTTTATAAAATCCCCAAGGTCTAGGAAAAACTTCAAAATCAAGTTCATTTTCATATACATTTGGTAGTTTTTGTAAATCATACTCTATATCTTTTAAAAGCATTACATGAAACTGTTTTTTTGAAACTATATTTATAAGTTTCATATCTTTAGATAATATTGGTATATAATTTATCTTTTCAGATTTAAATAAATCAAAAAGTAATGTAAAGTTTTCATCTTCAAATATTTTAATAAAGTCTTTATTGTATGGAATATTTTCAAGAAGATTAGATTTTTGTATAAGTTCTCTTCTTATATCACCTTCTGTTGTTATTCCTATCACTTTTTGCTTTTCATTGATTACTACTAAAAAACCTTTTTTATTTTTATCAATTTGTTTAAGAGCTTCTAAAATAGAAGATGATTTAAGTATTTTGAACTTTTCTAAATTCATATTTTAAACCTCTATAACATTATTCTTTATATTTTTTAGTAATGATATTAGGGTATTTGCCCAAACTCTTTTTAAATTATCTAAAAACTCTTTTGAATTTAGATCTTTTTGTGTAAGATGAAGTGTAAAATTGATAAAAGAATCTACTAAATCTAAGAATTTGAAAAATATCTCTATAAACATCTTTTGTGATAGTTTTTTTATTTGTTTAAAACACCAAATAGTTAAATCAATTTTTTCTTTTATTAAATCATCTTTTGTTTTGATTCTCAAATTTGAGAATTTTTTTGTTTTTTGAATCATAGAATTAATTATAGATAAGTCATCTTTGAAGTCTATATTTTCAAGTGGAGCTGAAATATCATCTATAAGCTCTTTATTAAAGACTTTTTCTTCAAAATTATTTACTTCAATATCTTTAAAGTTTTTAGGGGTAAACCCTTCAAAATATGCTCCTTCTGAGATATTAAATATTTGTAAATCTTCATCATATGATTCTTTAAACTCTTTTAAAAAGTTTTCGTAAGAGTATTTAAATTGAATTAATTCTCTATTTGTTTTAACTGTTTCTTTTAGGTTACCTTTTGTGTGTATTATATCACTTTGAGATACAATTCCTTTCTCTTTTAAATATTCTTGATCTTCAATAGAATCAATTTGTATTTTTGTTTTATCATCAGAGTATCTACTTCCACTTTCTTGATTAAAAGCAGCATCACTTCCTGCAAGATATACTTCATTTGCTCCTAAGAATAGACTTATTGCAAAAGAGAATGTCCCTACATTTCCAAATGAAAGATTAAAATTAGATTCTTCTGAAATACTATATGGTTGAATAAAATATAAGTTTTGATTTTTTAGTTTTTTTATTAAATTTTCATGTTGTTGAGAAGCAA
It encodes the following:
- a CDS encoding CBS domain-containing protein, encoding MNLEKFKILKSSSILEALKQIDKNKKGFLVVINEKQKVIGITTEGDIRRELIQKSNLLENIPYNKDFIKIFEDENFTLLFDLFKSEKINYIPILSKDMKLINIVSKKQFHVMLLKDIEYDLQKLPNVYENELDFEVFPRPWGFYKSTLLAQHVQSKIITVFPQGELSLQKHKRREEHWIIIKGEGKIILEESTLKVEQGRYIYIPTGCKHKIINSSTKENLIFAEVQLGDYFGEDDIIRYEDKYGRIKSEF